The Pseudomonas parafulva genome window below encodes:
- a CDS encoding ABC transporter ATP-binding protein: MSLLQINNLNVRFGDADAVPVVDGLDLVVDAGEILAIVGESGSGKSVTMMALMGLIEAPGRITADALTFDGTDMLRLSARQRRKVVGKDIAMVFQDPMTALNPSYTVGYQIEEVLRQHLGLKGKAARQRALELLQKVEIPAPESRLDAYPHQLSGGMSQRVAIAMAIAGEPKLLIADEPTTALDVTIQAQIMELLVNLQRERNMALILITHDLAVVAETAKRVCVMYAGQAVEVGQVPELFDLPAHPYSEALLAAIPEHSLGAERLATLPGIVPGRYDRPQGCLLSPRCPYVRDNCRAQRPALDPQAHSLARCFYPLNQEVA; encoded by the coding sequence ATGTCACTGTTGCAGATCAACAACCTCAACGTGCGCTTCGGCGACGCCGATGCCGTCCCCGTGGTCGACGGCCTGGACCTTGTGGTGGATGCCGGCGAGATTCTCGCCATCGTCGGCGAGTCCGGCTCGGGCAAGTCGGTGACCATGATGGCCCTGATGGGGCTGATCGAAGCGCCCGGCCGCATCACCGCCGACGCGCTCACCTTCGACGGCACCGACATGCTCAGGCTCAGCGCCCGACAGCGGCGCAAGGTGGTGGGCAAGGACATCGCCATGGTCTTCCAGGACCCGATGACCGCACTGAACCCCAGCTACACCGTGGGCTACCAGATCGAAGAAGTGCTGCGCCAGCACCTGGGCCTGAAAGGCAAAGCGGCCCGCCAGCGCGCCCTGGAGCTGTTGCAGAAGGTCGAGATTCCGGCGCCCGAAAGCCGCCTGGACGCTTACCCGCACCAACTCTCCGGCGGCATGAGCCAGCGCGTGGCGATCGCCATGGCGATTGCCGGCGAGCCCAAGCTGCTGATCGCCGACGAACCGACCACCGCGCTGGATGTGACCATCCAGGCGCAGATCATGGAACTGCTGGTCAACCTGCAGCGCGAGCGCAACATGGCGCTGATTCTGATCACCCACGACCTGGCGGTGGTCGCCGAGACCGCCAAGCGCGTCTGCGTGATGTACGCCGGCCAAGCGGTGGAGGTGGGTCAGGTGCCGGAACTGTTCGACCTGCCCGCCCACCCCTACAGCGAAGCGCTGCTGGCGGCGATTCCCGAGCACAGTCTGGGCGCCGAGCGCCTGGCGACGCTGCCGGGCATCGTGCCCGGTCGCTACGACCGGCCGCAGGGCTGCCTGCTGTCGCCGCGCTGCCCTTACGTGCGTGACAATTGCCGGGCCCAGCGTCCGGCCCTCGATCCCCAGGCCCACAGCCTGGCACGTTGCTTCTATCCGCTGAACCAGGAGGTGGCGTGA
- a CDS encoding ABC transporter permease subunit, whose amino-acid sequence MSHPISDAATPATAADHSALYPSPYKEFWQAFSRNKGAVAGLAFMCLIVFCALFAPWVAPHNPSEQYRDFLLTPPVWLEGGTWQFVLGTDELGRDLLSRLIQGARLSLLIGLSSVVMSLIPGILLGLFAGFFPRLLGPSIMRLMDVMLALPSLLLAVAIVAILGPGLINTVIAIAVVSLPSYVRLTRAAVMGELNRDYVTAARLAGASLPRLMFVTVLPNCMAPLIVQATLSFSSAILDAAALGFLGLGVQPPTPEWGTMLASARDYIERAWWVVSLPGLTILLSVLAINLMGDGLRDALDPKLKNAA is encoded by the coding sequence ATGTCTCATCCGATTTCCGACGCTGCGACGCCGGCTACCGCCGCCGACCACAGCGCACTCTACCCCTCCCCCTACAAGGAGTTCTGGCAAGCCTTCTCGCGCAACAAAGGCGCAGTGGCAGGCCTGGCCTTCATGTGCCTGATCGTGTTCTGCGCGCTGTTCGCCCCCTGGGTCGCGCCGCACAATCCCAGCGAGCAGTACCGCGACTTCCTGCTGACGCCGCCGGTGTGGCTCGAAGGCGGCACCTGGCAGTTCGTGCTGGGCACCGACGAGCTGGGACGCGACCTGCTCTCGCGACTGATCCAGGGCGCCAGGCTGTCGCTGCTGATCGGCCTGTCGTCAGTGGTGATGTCGTTGATTCCAGGCATCCTGCTGGGCCTGTTCGCCGGCTTCTTCCCGCGTCTTCTTGGCCCTTCGATCATGCGCCTGATGGACGTGATGCTGGCGCTGCCATCGCTGCTGCTGGCCGTGGCGATCGTCGCCATCCTCGGCCCTGGCCTGATCAACACCGTGATCGCCATCGCCGTGGTCTCGCTGCCGTCCTACGTGCGCCTGACCCGCGCCGCCGTGATGGGCGAGCTGAACCGCGACTACGTCACCGCCGCGCGCCTGGCCGGCGCCAGCCTGCCGCGCCTGATGTTCGTCACCGTGCTGCCCAACTGCATGGCGCCGCTGATCGTGCAGGCGACCCTGAGCTTCTCCTCGGCGATCCTCGACGCGGCGGCCCTGGGCTTCCTCGGTCTGGGCGTACAACCGCCAACGCCGGAATGGGGAACCATGCTGGCGTCGGCGCGCGACTATATCGAGCGCGCCTGGTGGGTGGTGAGCCTGCCCGGCCTGACGATCCTGCTCAGCGTCTTGGCAATCAACCTGATGGGCGACGGCCTGCGCGATGCGCTGGACCCGAAACTCAAGAACGCCGCCTGA
- a CDS encoding ABC transporter substrate-binding protein: MSKRIALRRTTLLGAALGLGLMNQVSAAANNLVFCSEGSPAGFDTAQFTSATDNDAAEPIYNRLVEFERGGTAVQPGLATDWQVSDDGLTYTFHLRPGVKFHSNKAFTPTRDLNAEDVLFTFQRMLDRDHPFRKAYPTEFPYFVSMGLDKNIAKVEKRDPMTVVFTLNTVDAAFIQNIAMAFASILSAEYADRLLASGKASDINQQPIGTGPFVFQRYQKDAQIRYKGNKDYWAPDRVKLDILVFSINIDPSVRIQKLRRGECQITLHPRPADLPALKQDAKLKVLSQPGFNLGYIAYNIKHPPFDRLEVRQALDMAVNKAAIIDAVYQDAGQAAVNAMPPTQWSYDSSIKDAPFDPAKAKQLLEQAGVKPGTEITLWAMPVQRPYNPNAKLMAQMLQADWGALGFKVRIVSYEWGEYLKRMKNGEHDIALIGWTGDNGDPDNWLGTLFSCDAIGSNNYSQWCDQPYDALVKKAKQVTDRAQRTELYQQAQRRLKAQVPITPVAHSTVNQPLSLRVKDFKVSPFGRNVFSDVGID; the protein is encoded by the coding sequence ATGAGCAAAAGGATTGCCCTACGCCGTACCACACTGCTGGGCGCCGCCCTGGGCCTGGGCTTGATGAACCAGGTCAGCGCCGCCGCCAACAACCTGGTGTTCTGCTCCGAAGGCAGTCCGGCGGGCTTCGACACCGCGCAGTTCACCTCGGCCACCGACAACGATGCCGCCGAGCCGATCTACAACCGCCTGGTGGAGTTCGAGCGCGGAGGCACCGCCGTGCAGCCGGGCCTGGCCACCGACTGGCAGGTGTCCGACGACGGCCTGACCTACACCTTCCACCTGCGCCCCGGGGTCAAGTTCCACAGCAACAAGGCGTTCACACCAACCCGCGACCTCAACGCCGAGGACGTGCTGTTCACCTTCCAGCGCATGCTCGATCGCGATCATCCGTTCCGTAAGGCCTACCCCACCGAGTTCCCCTACTTCGTCAGCATGGGCCTGGACAAGAACATCGCCAAAGTCGAGAAGCGTGACCCGATGACCGTGGTGTTCACCCTGAACACGGTCGATGCTGCGTTCATCCAGAACATCGCCATGGCCTTCGCCTCGATCCTGTCCGCCGAATACGCCGACCGCCTGCTGGCCAGCGGCAAGGCCAGCGACATCAACCAGCAACCCATCGGCACCGGCCCGTTCGTGTTCCAGCGCTACCAGAAGGATGCGCAGATTCGCTACAAGGGCAACAAGGACTACTGGGCGCCGGACCGGGTCAAGCTGGACATCCTGGTGTTCTCGATCAACATCGACCCTTCCGTGCGCATCCAGAAACTGCGCCGCGGCGAATGCCAGATCACCCTGCACCCCCGCCCGGCCGACCTGCCGGCGCTCAAGCAGGACGCCAAGCTGAAAGTGCTCTCGCAACCGGGCTTCAACCTCGGCTACATCGCCTACAACATCAAGCACCCGCCCTTCGACCGACTGGAAGTCCGCCAGGCACTGGACATGGCGGTGAACAAGGCGGCGATCATCGATGCGGTGTACCAGGACGCTGGCCAAGCGGCCGTCAACGCCATGCCGCCCACCCAGTGGTCCTACGACAGCAGCATCAAGGACGCCCCCTTCGATCCGGCCAAGGCCAAGCAACTGCTGGAGCAGGCCGGGGTCAAGCCGGGGACCGAGATCACCCTGTGGGCCATGCCGGTACAACGTCCCTACAACCCCAACGCCAAGCTCATGGCGCAGATGCTCCAGGCCGACTGGGGCGCGCTCGGTTTCAAGGTCCGCATCGTCAGCTACGAATGGGGCGAGTACCTCAAGCGCATGAAGAATGGCGAGCACGACATCGCCCTGATCGGCTGGACCGGCGACAACGGCGATCCGGACAACTGGCTCGGCACCCTGTTCAGTTGCGACGCCATCGGCAGCAACAACTACTCGCAGTGGTGCGACCAGCCCTACGACGCGCTGGTCAAGAAAGCCAAGCAGGTCACCGACCGCGCCCAGCGCACCGAGCTGTACCAGCAGGCCCAGCGCCGCCTCAAGGCCCAGGTGCCGATCACGCCCGTGGCGCACTCCACGGTCAACCAGCCGCTGAGCCTGCGCGTCAAGGACTTCAAGGTCAGCCCCTTCGGCCGCAACGTTTTTTCCGACGTCGGCATCGATTGA
- a CDS encoding ABC transporter permease subunit, whose product MLSFIARRLGLLIPTFFGITLLTFALIRLIPGDPVEVMMGERRVDPEMHAQAMERLGLNKPLPAQYLDYIGKLAQGDLGESLRTRESVWNEFTTLFPATLELALCALLFAGVFGLLAGVIAALKRGSLFDHGVMGISLAGYSMPIFWWGLILIMFFSVSLGWTPVSGRIDLLYDIEPKTGFMLIDTLLSDEEGAFKDALMHLILPSIVLGTIPLAVIARMTRSSMLEVLREDYIRTARAKGLSPSRVVFIHGLRNALIPVLTVFGLQVGTLLAGAVLTETIFSWPGIGKWLIEAIGARDYPVVQNGILLIACLVILVNFVVDILYGLANPRIRHQR is encoded by the coding sequence ATGTTGAGTTTTATTGCCCGGCGCCTGGGTCTGCTGATTCCGACCTTTTTCGGTATCACCTTGCTGACCTTCGCGCTCATACGCCTGATCCCCGGCGACCCGGTGGAAGTGATGATGGGCGAGCGCAGGGTCGACCCCGAGATGCACGCCCAGGCCATGGAGCGCCTGGGCCTGAACAAGCCGCTGCCTGCCCAGTACCTGGACTACATCGGCAAGCTCGCCCAGGGTGACCTGGGTGAGTCGCTGCGCACCCGCGAGAGCGTGTGGAACGAGTTCACCACGCTGTTCCCCGCCACGCTCGAACTGGCCTTGTGCGCCCTGCTGTTCGCCGGCGTGTTCGGCCTGCTCGCCGGGGTGATCGCCGCGCTCAAGCGCGGCTCGCTGTTCGACCATGGGGTGATGGGCATTTCCCTGGCCGGCTACTCCATGCCGATCTTCTGGTGGGGCCTGATCCTGATCATGTTCTTCTCCGTGAGCCTGGGCTGGACCCCGGTATCCGGGCGCATCGACCTGCTCTACGACATCGAGCCGAAGACCGGCTTCATGCTCATCGACACCCTGCTCAGCGACGAAGAAGGTGCGTTCAAGGACGCGCTGATGCACCTGATCCTGCCGTCCATCGTGCTCGGCACCATCCCGCTGGCGGTGATCGCGCGCATGACCCGCTCTTCGATGCTCGAAGTGCTGCGCGAGGACTACATCCGCACCGCCCGCGCCAAGGGCCTGTCGCCATCCCGCGTGGTGTTCATCCACGGCCTGCGCAACGCGCTGATCCCGGTGCTGACCGTGTTCGGCCTGCAGGTCGGCACCTTGCTGGCTGGAGCGGTGCTCACCGAGACTATCTTCTCCTGGCCGGGCATCGGCAAATGGCTGATCGAAGCCATCGGCGCCCGCGACTACCCCGTGGTGCAGAACGGTATCCTGCTCATCGCCTGCCTGGTGATCCTGGTCAACTTCGTGGTGGACATCCTCTACGGCCTGGCCAACCCCCGTATCCGTCATCAGCGCTGA
- a CDS encoding peptide ABC transporter ATP-binding protein, translating to MSVVLSARELTRHYEVSRGLFKGHALVRALNGVSFELEAGKTLAVVGESGCGKSTLARALTLIEEPSSGSLQIAGTEVAGANKAQRRQLRRDVQMVFQSPYASLNPRQKIGDQLAEPLLINTSLSRAERRERVQQMMQQVGLRPEHYQRYPHMFSGGQRQRIALARAMMLQPKVLVADEPTSALDVSIQAQVLNLFMDLQQEFNTAYVFISHNLAVVRHVADQVLVMYLGRPAEMGPKADIYDKPLHPYTQALLSATPAIHPDPLKPKIRIAGELPNPLNPPDGCAFHKRCPYATERCAKEIPAFRQVGSRQVACHYAEQFL from the coding sequence ATGAGCGTCGTGCTGTCTGCCCGTGAACTGACCCGTCATTACGAAGTGTCCCGTGGCCTGTTCAAAGGCCATGCCCTGGTGCGTGCGCTCAATGGCGTATCGTTCGAACTGGAGGCTGGCAAGACGCTGGCCGTGGTCGGCGAGTCCGGGTGCGGCAAGTCCACCCTGGCGCGCGCCCTGACCCTGATCGAAGAGCCGTCCTCCGGCTCGCTGCAGATCGCCGGCACCGAAGTCGCCGGCGCCAACAAGGCCCAGCGCCGGCAATTGCGCCGGGACGTGCAAATGGTCTTCCAGAGCCCCTATGCCTCGCTCAACCCTCGGCAGAAGATCGGCGACCAGTTGGCCGAGCCGCTGTTGATCAACACCTCGCTCAGCCGCGCCGAGCGCCGCGAGCGGGTGCAGCAGATGATGCAGCAGGTGGGGCTGCGCCCCGAGCATTATCAACGCTACCCGCACATGTTCTCTGGCGGCCAGCGCCAGCGCATCGCCCTGGCCCGGGCGATGATGCTGCAACCCAAGGTGTTGGTGGCGGACGAGCCCACGTCGGCGCTGGACGTGTCGATCCAGGCGCAGGTGCTGAACCTGTTCATGGACCTGCAGCAGGAGTTCAACACCGCCTATGTGTTCATTTCGCACAACCTGGCGGTGGTGCGGCACGTGGCCGATCAGGTGCTGGTGATGTACCTGGGGCGACCGGCGGAGATGGGGCCGAAGGCCGATATCTACGACAAACCCCTGCATCCCTATACCCAGGCACTGCTGTCGGCGACGCCGGCGATTCATCCCGATCCGCTCAAACCGAAGATTCGCATCGCCGGCGAGTTGCCCAATCCGCTGAATCCGCCGGATGGCTGCGCGTTTCACAAACGCTGTCCGTATGCGACGGAGCGGTGTGCCAAGGAGATACCGGCGTTCCGGCAGGTGGGAAGTCGGCAAGTGGCGTGTCATTACGCGGAGCAGTTCTTGTAA
- a CDS encoding ABC transporter substrate-binding protein has product MHSLPLRAALAAIILGAAGQLAAKPLVVCTEASPEGFDIVQYTTAVTADASAETVFNRLVDFKPGTTDIEPALAERWEISDDGLTYTFHLRQGVKFHSTDYFTPTREFNADDVLWSLNRQLDPAHPWHDKTSVGYPYFESMAFKDLLKSVTKTDDHTVVITLTRPEAPFLRDMAMAFTSIYSAEYGDQLLKAGKTGELNSKPIGTGPFVFQRYNKDAQVRYKANPDYFRGKPPSETLVFAIATDNNVRLQKLRANECQIALYPKPDDVPGIKTDARLKVAEIEALVTGYIALNTEHKYLSDVRVRQAINIAFDRQTHVDQLFGKGNALVAVNPYPPTLIGYNTDNRNPPRDLDKARALLKEAGVPEGTTFTLFTRNGGGPTNPNPRLSAEMLQADLANIGLKLDIRVMEWAEMLRRAKKGEADLVSAGWAGDNGDPDNFLGPMLSCEAAKSGENYARWCNPKFQELITQARLIIDNEQRAALYRQALAVYDADLPWIAMAHPKMFTALRQNVEGYVISPLTNNNFATTQVK; this is encoded by the coding sequence ATGCATTCGCTACCGCTACGCGCTGCCCTGGCAGCGATCATTCTCGGCGCCGCCGGTCAGCTCGCGGCCAAGCCGCTGGTGGTGTGCACCGAGGCGAGCCCGGAAGGGTTCGACATCGTCCAGTACACCACGGCGGTCACCGCCGACGCCTCGGCCGAGACGGTGTTCAATCGCCTGGTCGATTTCAAGCCCGGCACCACCGACATCGAGCCGGCCCTGGCCGAACGCTGGGAGATCAGCGACGACGGCCTGACCTACACCTTCCACCTGCGCCAGGGCGTGAAGTTCCACAGCACTGACTACTTCACCCCTACCCGTGAATTCAACGCCGACGACGTGCTCTGGAGCCTGAACCGCCAGCTCGATCCCGCGCACCCGTGGCACGACAAGACCAGCGTCGGCTACCCCTATTTCGAGAGCATGGCCTTCAAGGACCTGCTCAAGTCGGTGACCAAGACCGACGACCACACCGTGGTCATCACCCTCACCCGTCCCGAAGCGCCATTCCTGCGCGACATGGCCATGGCCTTCACCTCGATCTACTCGGCCGAGTACGGCGACCAATTGCTCAAGGCCGGCAAGACCGGCGAGCTCAACAGCAAGCCGATCGGCACCGGCCCATTCGTCTTCCAGCGCTACAACAAGGACGCCCAGGTCCGCTACAAGGCCAACCCGGACTACTTCCGCGGCAAGCCGCCGAGCGAAACCCTGGTGTTCGCCATCGCCACCGACAACAACGTGCGCCTGCAAAAACTGCGCGCCAACGAGTGTCAGATCGCCCTGTACCCCAAACCTGACGACGTACCCGGCATCAAGACCGATGCCAGGCTGAAAGTGGCCGAGATCGAAGCCCTGGTGACCGGCTACATCGCCCTCAATACCGAGCACAAGTACCTGAGCGACGTACGCGTGCGCCAGGCGATCAACATCGCCTTCGACCGCCAGACCCATGTCGATCAACTGTTCGGCAAAGGCAATGCGCTGGTGGCGGTCAATCCTTACCCGCCGACCCTGATCGGCTACAACACCGACAACCGCAATCCGCCCCGCGACCTGGACAAGGCCCGCGCCTTGCTCAAGGAAGCCGGCGTGCCCGAGGGCACCACCTTCACCCTGTTCACCCGCAACGGCGGCGGGCCGACCAACCCCAATCCGCGCCTGTCGGCGGAAATGCTCCAGGCGGACCTGGCCAACATCGGCCTGAAGCTCGACATCCGCGTGATGGAGTGGGCCGAGATGCTGCGCCGCGCGAAAAAAGGCGAAGCGGACCTGGTGTCCGCCGGCTGGGCCGGCGACAACGGCGACCCGGACAACTTCCTCGGCCCCATGCTCAGTTGCGAGGCGGCCAAGAGCGGAGAGAACTATGCGCGCTGGTGCAACCCTAAGTTCCAGGAGCTGATCACCCAAGCCCGTCTGATCATCGACAATGAGCAGCGTGCAGCGCTCTATCGCCAGGCCCTGGCGGTGTACGATGCCGACCTGCCGTGGATCGCCATGGCCCACCCGAAGATGTTCACGGCCCTGCGCCAGAACGTGGAGGGCTATGTCATCAGTCCCCTGACCAATAACAACTTCGCCACCACCCAGGTGAAGTAG
- a CDS encoding ABC transporter substrate-binding protein translates to MLKHAVIPFLVGAGLLAGAAPTALAASNLVFCSEGSPAGFDPGQYTTGTDFDASAEPLFNRLTQFERGGTAVIPGLATTWDVSEDGKTYTFHLREGVKFHTTDYFKPSREFNADDVLFTFNRMLDKDMPFRKAYPTEFPYFTDMGMDKNIAKLEKLDDHTVRFTLNTVDAAFIQNLAMSFASIQSAEYAEQLLKQGKAPDINQKPIGTGPFVFSKYQKDAQIRYKGNKDYWKPEDVKVDNLIFAITTDASVRMQKLKKNECQVTLFPRPADIQPLKADKNLKMPEQAGFNLGYIAYNVMDKIKGSNEPNPMAQLKVRQALDMAVNKAQIIESVYQGAGQLAVNAMPPTQWSYDTTIKDAPYDPEKARQLLKEAGVKEGTEITLWAMPVQRPYNPNAKLMAEMLQSDWAKIGIKAKIVTYEWGEYIKRSKGGENGAMLIGWSGDNGDPDNWLGTLFGCDALEGNNFSKWCYKPYDDLIKQAKATSDQAKRTELYKQAQHILKEQVPYTPIAHSTVYQPMSIKVQDFKISPFALNAFYGVSVEK, encoded by the coding sequence ATGCTCAAACACGCAGTCATTCCGTTTCTGGTAGGCGCAGGCCTGCTGGCTGGTGCAGCGCCCACCGCGCTCGCCGCATCCAACCTGGTGTTCTGCTCCGAGGGCAGTCCCGCCGGTTTCGACCCCGGCCAGTACACCACCGGAACCGACTTCGACGCCTCGGCCGAACCGCTGTTCAACCGCCTGACCCAGTTCGAGCGTGGCGGCACCGCCGTCATTCCAGGCCTGGCTACCACTTGGGACGTTTCCGAAGACGGCAAGACCTACACCTTCCACCTGCGCGAAGGGGTCAAGTTCCACACCACCGACTACTTCAAGCCCAGCCGTGAATTCAACGCCGACGACGTGCTGTTCACCTTCAACCGCATGCTCGACAAGGACATGCCGTTCCGCAAGGCGTACCCCACCGAGTTCCCGTACTTCACCGACATGGGCATGGACAAGAACATCGCCAAGCTGGAGAAGCTCGACGACCATACCGTGCGCTTCACCCTGAACACAGTGGACGCCGCCTTCATCCAGAACCTGGCCATGAGCTTCGCCTCGATCCAGTCCGCCGAGTACGCCGAGCAGTTGCTCAAGCAAGGCAAAGCGCCCGACATCAACCAAAAGCCGATCGGCACCGGGCCGTTCGTGTTCAGCAAGTACCAGAAAGACGCGCAGATCCGCTACAAGGGCAACAAGGACTACTGGAAGCCCGAGGACGTGAAGGTCGACAACCTGATCTTCGCCATCACCACCGACGCCTCGGTGCGCATGCAGAAGCTCAAGAAGAACGAGTGCCAGGTCACCCTGTTCCCGCGCCCAGCCGACATCCAGCCGCTCAAGGCCGACAAGAACCTGAAGATGCCTGAGCAGGCCGGCTTCAACCTCGGTTACATCGCCTACAACGTGATGGACAAGATCAAGGGCAGCAACGAGCCCAATCCCATGGCCCAGCTCAAGGTTCGCCAGGCCCTGGACATGGCGGTGAACAAGGCGCAGATCATCGAGTCGGTGTATCAGGGCGCCGGGCAGCTGGCGGTCAATGCCATGCCGCCGACGCAATGGTCCTACGACACCACCATCAAGGACGCCCCCTACGACCCGGAAAAGGCTCGGCAACTGCTCAAGGAAGCCGGCGTCAAGGAAGGCACCGAAATCACGCTCTGGGCCATGCCGGTGCAACGCCCCTACAACCCCAATGCCAAGCTGATGGCCGAGATGCTGCAATCGGACTGGGCCAAGATCGGCATCAAGGCCAAGATCGTCACCTACGAGTGGGGCGAGTACATCAAGCGCTCCAAGGGCGGCGAAAACGGCGCCATGCTGATCGGCTGGAGCGGCGACAACGGTGACCCGGACAACTGGCTCGGCACCCTGTTCGGCTGCGACGCCCTGGAAGGCAACAACTTCTCCAAGTGGTGCTACAAGCCCTACGACGACCTCATCAAGCAAGCCAAGGCCACCTCCGACCAGGCCAAGCGCACCGAGCTGTACAAGCAGGCGCAGCACATCCTCAAGGAACAGGTGCCCTACACGCCCATCGCCCACTCCACCGTCTATCAACCCATGAGCATCAAGGTGCAGGACTTCAAGATCAGTCCATTCGCCCTGAACGCCTTCTATGGGGTGAGCGTGGAGAAGTGA
- a CDS encoding OprD family porin — MSIRTSTTALALSVGAFCAFAQAEPASQDYMPITLKSASDQAQATGFFEGQSLSGSTRNWYAREHAARGPLWRYYKSDGTRHDTHSRENWVQGTILNYSSGFTQGTIGFATEVAAYNAVALLRDRESIAGPNNRTLTHSDGDPVDQWSKAGLANVKARISNTTLTVGRQSLDTPMIAYIGNRALPSSFQGVALHSAEFDNLTFDLGTFDRVSPRTEQSLSKFRSEYGALGVETDRASTAGLSYQPFKSLTTSLYATRVDDFWNQYYFGASHVLGDSSVLSLNTGLNYYKTVDTGSKKMGEIDNDTYSLSLGLTHQAHTLTASWQQVNGNEYFDYLHETNGIYLANSLLSDFNGPNEKSLQIAYVLNMAQYGVPGLKFNLYNARGWGIDGTHYRGTAYDVRGMDGETHYEWGFGTSYAVQSGPLKDTSIRATYTAHRASQAQADGSLDEFRVVTTIPFNIL; from the coding sequence ATGTCGATACGAACCAGCACCACTGCACTGGCCTTGTCCGTCGGCGCCTTCTGCGCCTTCGCCCAGGCCGAACCCGCCAGCCAGGACTACATGCCCATCACGCTCAAGTCCGCCAGCGACCAGGCGCAGGCCACCGGCTTCTTCGAAGGCCAGAGCCTGAGCGGCAGCACGCGCAACTGGTACGCCCGCGAACACGCCGCGCGCGGCCCGCTGTGGCGCTACTACAAGAGCGACGGCACCCGCCACGACACCCACAGCCGCGAGAACTGGGTGCAGGGCACCATCCTCAACTACAGCTCCGGCTTCACCCAGGGCACCATCGGCTTCGCCACCGAAGTGGCGGCCTACAACGCCGTCGCCCTGCTGCGCGACCGCGAATCCATCGCCGGGCCGAACAACCGCACCCTGACCCACAGCGACGGCGATCCGGTCGACCAGTGGAGCAAGGCGGGCCTGGCCAACGTCAAGGCGCGCATCTCCAACACCACCCTGACCGTCGGCCGCCAGTCGCTGGACACGCCGATGATCGCCTACATCGGCAACCGCGCCCTGCCCTCCAGCTTCCAGGGCGTGGCCCTGCACAGCGCCGAGTTCGACAACCTGACCTTCGACCTGGGCACCTTCGACCGCGTCTCGCCGCGTACCGAACAGAGCCTGAGCAAGTTCCGCAGCGAATACGGCGCCCTGGGCGTGGAAACCGACCGCGCCAGCACCGCGGGCCTGAGCTACCAGCCGTTCAAGAGCCTGACCACCAGCCTGTACGCCACGCGCGTGGACGACTTCTGGAACCAGTACTACTTCGGCGCCAGCCACGTGCTGGGCGACAGTTCGGTGCTGAGCCTGAACACCGGCCTGAACTACTACAAGACGGTGGACACCGGCAGCAAGAAGATGGGCGAGATCGACAACGACACCTACAGCCTGTCGCTCGGCCTCACCCACCAGGCCCATACCCTCACCGCGTCCTGGCAGCAGGTCAACGGCAACGAGTACTTCGACTACCTGCACGAAACCAATGGCATCTACCTGGCCAACTCGCTGCTGTCGGACTTCAACGGCCCGAACGAGAAATCGCTGCAGATCGCCTATGTGCTGAACATGGCGCAATACGGCGTGCCGGGCTTGAAATTCAACCTGTACAACGCGCGCGGCTGGGGCATCGACGGCACCCACTACCGGGGCACCGCCTATGACGTGCGCGGCATGGACGGCGAAACCCACTACGAGTGGGGCTTCGGTACCAGCTACGCGGTGCAGAGCGGCCCGCTGAAGGACACCAGCATCCGCGCCACCTACACCGCGCACCGGGCGAGCCAGGCCCAGGCCGACGGCAGCCTGGACGAGTTCCGCGTGGTGACCACCATTCCATTCAACATTCTCTGA